A single region of the Thermoanaerobacterium aotearoense genome encodes:
- a CDS encoding PTS sugar transporter subunit IIA produces MFNIFKKKFIGETIVSPFNGKVINIEDVPDPVFSGKMVGDGVAIEPKDGVVYSPVDGEVIQLFPTKHAIGIRSSGGLEILIHIGMDTVEMKGDGFESLVKEGEEVKAGDKLIVFDIDKVKENHPIISPVIITNMELVDKMKKRESGVTVEGGKTEIMKINLK; encoded by the coding sequence ATGTTCAATATATTTAAGAAGAAATTTATAGGCGAAACAATAGTATCACCATTTAACGGAAAAGTGATAAATATTGAAGATGTTCCTGATCCAGTATTTTCAGGAAAAATGGTTGGAGATGGTGTCGCCATTGAGCCTAAAGACGGCGTAGTGTATTCGCCTGTAGATGGGGAAGTAATTCAACTTTTTCCTACGAAACACGCCATAGGCATAAGATCATCTGGTGGACTTGAAATTTTGATTCACATTGGCATGGATACGGTAGAGATGAAAGGCGATGGATTTGAAAGCCTTGTTAAAGAAGGAGAAGAAGTCAAAGCAGGTGATAAGCTTATAGTGTTTGATATTGACAAGGTAAAGGAAAATCATCCTATCATAAGTCCTGTAATTATTACGAATATGGAACTTGTAGATAAGATGAAGAAAAGAGAAAGCGGTGTCACAGTTGAAGGAGGAAAAACTGAAATAATGAAAATAAACTTAAAATGA
- the nifV gene encoding homocitrate synthase, translating into MKFKKEDGKLYLVDTTLRDGEQTAGVVFANSEKIRIAKMLDEIGVHQLEVGIPTMGGDEKETIAKIAKLGLNASIMAWNRAVVNDVKESLECGVDAVAISISTSDIHIEHKLRTSRQWVLDHMTSAVEFAKKDGVYVSVNAEDASRTDMDFLIEFARCAKQAGADRLRFCDTVGILDPFKTYDIIKKIKEAIDIDIEMHTHNDFGMATANALAGFKAGANFIGVTVNGLGERAGNAALEEVVMALKHVYKYDINIDTKRFREISEYVSTASGRQLPSWKAIVGTNVFAHESGIHVDGALKDPHTYEIFDPDEVGLERQIVIGKHSGTAALINKFKEYGRVLPEEEAKELLPYVRSLSIQLKRPLFDKELIYLYEEHISKIKAI; encoded by the coding sequence ATGAAATTCAAAAAAGAGGATGGTAAATTGTACCTCGTCGATACAACACTGAGAGATGGAGAACAAACAGCCGGTGTTGTTTTTGCTAATAGTGAAAAAATCAGGATTGCGAAAATGTTAGATGAAATTGGCGTGCATCAACTTGAAGTCGGAATTCCAACGATGGGCGGAGATGAGAAAGAGACTATTGCAAAAATTGCAAAACTTGGACTTAATGCCAGTATAATGGCATGGAACAGAGCTGTTGTAAATGATGTGAAAGAATCGTTAGAATGCGGTGTTGATGCTGTTGCGATTTCGATCTCGACTTCAGATATACACATAGAACACAAGCTTAGAACTTCAAGGCAGTGGGTTTTGGATCACATGACAAGCGCAGTTGAATTCGCCAAAAAAGACGGTGTCTACGTTTCTGTAAATGCAGAGGATGCGTCCAGGACAGATATGGACTTTCTCATAGAGTTTGCAAGGTGTGCAAAACAAGCAGGTGCAGACAGGTTGAGATTCTGCGATACTGTTGGCATATTGGATCCTTTTAAGACATACGACATCATAAAAAAGATTAAAGAAGCCATAGATATAGATATTGAGATGCATACGCATAACGATTTTGGAATGGCGACGGCAAACGCTCTTGCCGGTTTTAAAGCTGGTGCTAACTTTATAGGCGTCACTGTAAATGGCCTCGGTGAAAGGGCAGGAAATGCAGCATTAGAGGAAGTAGTGATGGCACTAAAGCATGTATATAAGTACGACATCAATATAGACACAAAAAGGTTTAGAGAGATTTCAGAGTATGTGTCTACAGCATCTGGAAGGCAACTGCCGTCGTGGAAGGCGATTGTTGGCACAAATGTGTTTGCACACGAGTCGGGAATTCACGTTGATGGAGCTCTTAAAGATCCTCACACGTATGAAATATTCGACCCAGATGAAGTAGGTCTTGAAAGACAGATTGTGATAGGCAAGCATTCAGGTACAGCAGCGCTAATAAACAAATTCAAAGAGTACGGAAGGGTATTGCCTGAGGAGGAAGCAAAAGAACTTTTGCCTTATGTGAGAAGTTTGTCTATTCAGCTTAAAAGGCCGCTTTTTGACAAAGAATTGATATATCTTTATGAGGAGCACATATCTAAGATTAAGGCAATTTAA
- a CDS encoding GntR family transcriptional regulator encodes MLVPDKKPLYELALNKMEELIKTGVWKEGMKLPSEASLSKEFGISRATLREAMRIMEDEGLIMKQQGVGTFVRKKPIIRSGLEELFSVTSLIKRQGMKPGTKDFTFYKLPALESEAEKLKLNPGEEIYKVERVRTADGIPVVYCVDRLPHKIVGDNFNGFEESMFTFLEKEHSIKITYAVSSIKVVKNDVILEKKLNIGKNGSVLLLEQIHYDENNRPILFSSNYFNADKFDFYVIRKRD; translated from the coding sequence ATGTTAGTGCCTGACAAAAAGCCACTTTATGAATTAGCCTTAAACAAGATGGAGGAGCTTATTAAGACTGGCGTATGGAAGGAAGGCATGAAACTTCCTTCTGAAGCTTCTCTATCGAAAGAATTTGGAATAAGCAGAGCTACACTCAGGGAAGCTATGAGAATAATGGAAGATGAAGGCCTTATAATGAAACAGCAAGGCGTTGGGACATTTGTCAGAAAAAAGCCGATAATTAGAAGTGGGCTTGAGGAGCTTTTTAGCGTCACGTCCCTTATTAAAAGGCAGGGGATGAAGCCTGGCACGAAGGACTTTACTTTCTACAAATTGCCTGCTTTAGAAAGCGAAGCAGAGAAATTAAAACTAAATCCTGGCGAAGAAATTTACAAAGTTGAAAGGGTAAGGACTGCTGATGGTATACCTGTTGTCTACTGTGTAGACAGATTGCCGCATAAAATAGTAGGAGATAATTTTAACGGTTTTGAGGAATCTATGTTTACTTTTTTGGAAAAAGAGCACAGCATAAAGATAACGTACGCTGTATCAAGTATTAAAGTCGTAAAAAATGATGTGATATTGGAGAAAAAGCTTAATATAGGGAAAAATGGTTCGGTTTTGCTTTTAGAGCAAATACACTACGATGAAAACAATAGGCCGATTCTTTTCTCATCAAATTATTTTAATGCGGATAAGTTTGACTTTTACGTCATCAGGAAGCGGGACTGA
- a CDS encoding phosphopentomutase, with translation MVNRVLLIVLDSVGAGEAPDAHKYGDVGSNTLGHICDVTGIRLPNLGKLGLGNILPLKSVDADKSAIGAYGKMQEHSAGKDTTTGHWEIAGLWIDKAFPTFPNGFPDEVISKFEERIGRKVIGNKPASGTEIIEELGEEHVKTGYPIVYTSADSVFQIAAHEGVIPLDELYRMCEIAREILTGDYAVGRVIARPFVGEAGNFVRTENRRDFSLKPFSPTILDKLKDAGHEVFAIGKIEDIFAGCGITGKDHSTNNKDGIIATLNALDKVKEGLIFTNLVDFDMLYGHRNNPYGYADALKYFDDHLPEIVSKLKDDDLLIITADHGNDPTTASTDHSREYVPLLVYNRRFTHGKDLGIRQTFSDIAATIAEIFNVDGTGHGTSFLSELPF, from the coding sequence ATGGTAAACAGAGTTTTACTTATTGTATTAGATAGCGTTGGAGCTGGTGAAGCGCCAGATGCGCATAAATATGGTGATGTAGGCTCAAACACTCTTGGACACATATGCGATGTGACAGGTATTAGGCTTCCTAATTTAGGCAAATTAGGGCTTGGTAACATACTGCCGCTTAAAAGTGTAGATGCTGATAAGTCTGCGATAGGTGCTTATGGGAAGATGCAAGAACATTCAGCAGGAAAAGACACGACGACGGGGCATTGGGAAATAGCAGGCCTTTGGATAGATAAGGCTTTTCCTACATTTCCAAATGGATTTCCTGATGAAGTGATAAGCAAGTTTGAAGAGAGAATAGGCAGAAAAGTTATAGGAAATAAGCCTGCATCGGGGACAGAGATAATAGAAGAATTGGGAGAAGAGCATGTAAAAACTGGTTATCCGATAGTTTATACATCGGCGGACAGCGTTTTCCAAATTGCTGCCCATGAAGGCGTTATACCTTTAGATGAACTTTACAGGATGTGTGAGATAGCCAGAGAAATACTGACAGGTGACTATGCAGTAGGCAGAGTCATAGCAAGGCCTTTTGTTGGGGAAGCTGGGAATTTTGTTAGAACGGAAAACAGAAGGGACTTTTCCTTAAAGCCATTTAGCCCTACTATATTGGATAAGTTAAAAGACGCGGGGCACGAGGTTTTTGCGATAGGAAAGATTGAAGATATTTTTGCGGGATGCGGTATAACAGGGAAGGACCATTCTACAAATAACAAAGATGGTATAATAGCGACTTTAAATGCTTTGGATAAAGTCAAAGAAGGGCTTATTTTCACAAATTTAGTTGATTTTGATATGCTTTATGGGCATAGAAACAATCCTTACGGATACGCAGATGCCCTAAAATATTTTGATGACCATCTTCCTGAAATAGTCTCAAAGCTTAAAGATGATGATTTGCTTATTATTACAGCAGATCATGGAAATGATCCTACAACGGCCAGCACAGATCATTCAAGAGAGTACGTGCCGCTTTTGGTGTACAACCGCAGATTTACACATGGTAAAGATTTAGGCATAAGACAGACATTTTCTGATATTGCTGCAACAATAGCGGAAATATTTAATGTTGATGGTACTGGTCATGGAACTTCATTTCTTAGTGAATTGCCATTTTGA
- a CDS encoding methyl-accepting chemotaxis protein, with the protein MTKTLRGELIRAFVVIGILLLVLSFTVNLGMINTKNNINNLKKFVINQVLYISNSQVQLAQYSSVLLNDVNNYTMGQSTKSALRTDLSNITQNVNSLGNALDDFKGTNIYNQLKSDVDGINDSIKNISSAIDSLNEKYILDQDSDKTLKVSYYATQIQNNMTDFSNKYSQGFLPMFNDMISQNDRTFKMSIAISVVIIIVIIIYSLITVRRLRKLSRLINSEVNKSMEHSEKVLDSSIHLKKMAEENTGNIKMSRDGIEQLTESINTIAENANEVAMSISNVSEVNEELARSSDTLLNDMNSAISKIREIEENVKSQGDVVRNLINTLNQSLKNSKANSNELKELDKKMGGIKEILSAISEIADQTNLLSLNAAIEAARAGEYGKGFAVVADEIRKLAKQSTDSVVKISEIIENITSYTGVTIDSVISDIDNSAKAATEVNKVLDIFNDVKKAFDEISMVIGNISSVTSETAASSDKTLNAVKSVMGASQNISAQVEELLASSEQLLDIINRVDENNTKNLDYVNNQVAFTEEQKANMESITKVVKKL; encoded by the coding sequence ATGACAAAAACATTAAGGGGCGAACTCATAAGAGCATTTGTAGTAATCGGTATTTTGCTTTTGGTATTATCTTTTACAGTAAATCTTGGAATGATAAACACAAAAAACAACATCAACAATTTAAAAAAGTTTGTCATTAACCAAGTGCTTTACATTTCAAATTCACAGGTGCAGTTGGCGCAGTACAGCAGTGTCCTTCTCAATGATGTAAATAATTACACGATGGGTCAAAGCACCAAAAGCGCTTTAAGGACAGATTTAAGCAATATAACCCAAAACGTAAACAGTCTTGGAAACGCTTTAGACGATTTTAAAGGCACTAATATATACAACCAGCTAAAGTCAGACGTAGATGGCATCAATGACAGCATAAAAAATATTAGTTCCGCGATAGACAGCTTAAATGAAAAGTACATACTTGATCAAGACAGCGATAAGACCTTGAAGGTAAGCTATTATGCGACACAAATACAAAATAACATGACAGACTTTAGCAATAAGTATTCGCAGGGCTTTTTGCCAATGTTTAACGATATGATATCGCAAAATGACAGGACATTTAAGATGTCCATCGCAATCAGCGTAGTGATAATAATTGTGATAATTATTTACTCGCTGATAACCGTAAGGAGATTGAGAAAGCTTTCGAGGCTTATAAACAGCGAAGTAAATAAATCGATGGAGCATTCTGAAAAGGTTCTCGATTCTTCGATACATCTTAAGAAGATGGCAGAGGAGAACACTGGAAACATCAAAATGTCAAGAGACGGAATTGAGCAGCTTACCGAAAGCATCAACACTATTGCAGAAAATGCCAATGAAGTGGCTATGTCTATATCAAATGTATCTGAGGTTAATGAAGAGTTGGCAAGATCTTCTGACACGCTGCTAAATGACATGAATAGCGCTATATCAAAGATAAGAGAAATAGAGGAAAATGTAAAAAGTCAAGGCGATGTTGTGAGAAATCTCATAAATACGTTGAATCAGAGCCTTAAAAATTCAAAAGCCAATTCCAATGAGCTAAAAGAGTTGGACAAGAAGATGGGTGGAATAAAAGAGATACTGTCGGCCATATCAGAGATAGCCGATCAGACGAATTTATTGTCCTTAAACGCTGCTATAGAAGCCGCAAGAGCTGGAGAATATGGAAAAGGCTTTGCAGTTGTGGCGGATGAGATAAGAAAATTGGCTAAACAGTCTACAGATAGCGTCGTAAAAATAAGCGAAATAATAGAGAACATAACCAGCTACACAGGTGTGACAATTGACAGTGTAATAAGCGACATAGACAATTCAGCTAAAGCAGCAACCGAAGTCAACAAAGTCTTAGACATATTTAACGATGTAAAGAAAGCATTTGACGAGATCTCTATGGTTATTGGGAACATATCCAGTGTGACTTCTGAAACTGCTGCAAGCTCTGACAAGACTTTGAATGCTGTAAAGAGCGTCATGGGCGCATCACAAAACATATCAGCGCAAGTAGAGGAGCTTTTGGCGTCTTCTGAGCAACTTTTGGATATTATAAACAGAGTAGACGAAAATAACACAAAGAACTTGGACTATGTAAATAATCAGGTTGCGTTTACAGAGGAGCAAAAAGCCAATATGGAGAGCATAACAAAAGTAGTCAAAAAGTTATGA
- a CDS encoding pyrimidine-nucleoside phosphorylase, which translates to MRMYDLIMKKRDGGTFTKDEIDFIISSYTKDYIPDYQMSALLMAIYFNGMTNEETAHMTMAMAHSGDVLDLSEIKGIKVDKHSTGGVADTTTLVLAPLVAACGAPVAKMSGRGLGHTGGTIDKLESIPGMRVELSEQEFIDNVNKYGIAVVGQSSNLTPADKKLYALRDVTATVDSIPLIASSIMSKKIASGADGIVLDVKVGRGAFMKDIESAKKLANLMVEIGNSVGRKTVAHVTNMDEPLGLAIGNSLEVVEAIDVLKGNGSKDLIDVCMVLGADMLTIAGVAKDTDEAKMMMEEALTSGKALQKFREFIKAQGGDERIVDDLSLLPQAKYVEPWIADEDLYIKDLYALDLGLIAMRLGAGRSTKEDTIDLSVGIMLGGKIGDFIKKGQPIATVYANDKNKLDWAMNEIKKYILVSDQYVERPQLIYM; encoded by the coding sequence ATGAGAATGTACGACCTTATAATGAAAAAGAGGGATGGAGGCACTTTTACAAAAGATGAGATAGATTTTATCATATCTTCATATACAAAAGACTATATACCTGATTATCAGATGAGCGCTCTTTTAATGGCCATATACTTTAACGGCATGACGAATGAAGAGACAGCCCACATGACAATGGCTATGGCTCATTCTGGCGATGTGCTTGATTTATCGGAAATAAAAGGGATTAAGGTAGATAAACATTCTACTGGCGGTGTTGCAGATACTACTACTTTAGTTTTGGCACCTCTCGTAGCAGCGTGCGGTGCACCTGTTGCGAAAATGTCTGGAAGGGGACTGGGGCATACTGGTGGTACGATAGATAAGCTTGAATCGATACCGGGCATGAGGGTTGAACTAAGTGAACAAGAATTTATAGACAATGTGAATAAATACGGCATAGCTGTCGTAGGGCAATCCAGCAATCTGACGCCGGCCGATAAGAAGCTTTACGCTTTAAGAGATGTAACTGCCACAGTCGATTCGATACCACTTATAGCAAGCTCTATAATGAGCAAGAAGATTGCGTCTGGTGCTGATGGAATTGTGCTGGATGTAAAAGTGGGCCGCGGTGCCTTTATGAAGGACATAGAAAGCGCCAAAAAGCTTGCAAATCTCATGGTTGAGATAGGCAATTCCGTTGGAAGAAAGACAGTGGCACACGTTACAAATATGGATGAGCCATTGGGACTTGCTATTGGCAATTCATTGGAGGTAGTAGAAGCTATTGATGTTTTAAAAGGAAATGGTTCGAAGGACCTTATCGATGTGTGCATGGTTTTAGGTGCTGATATGCTTACAATTGCTGGTGTTGCAAAAGACACCGATGAAGCAAAGATGATGATGGAAGAAGCTTTGACAAGTGGAAAGGCTTTGCAAAAATTTAGGGAATTCATAAAAGCTCAAGGTGGAGATGAAAGGATAGTAGATGATCTTTCATTGCTGCCACAGGCTAAATACGTTGAACCGTGGATTGCTGATGAAGATTTGTATATAAAAGATTTGTACGCATTAGATTTAGGGCTTATAGCTATGAGATTAGGTGCTGGAAGATCTACAAAAGAAGACACCATAGATCTATCGGTTGGTATAATGTTAGGCGGAAAAATAGGCGACTTTATAAAGAAAGGCCAACCTATCGCTACAGTATATGCTAATGATAAAAACAAACTGGATTGGGCGATGAATGAAATCAAAAAATATATATTAGTATCTGATCAATATGTGGAAAGGCCTCAATTGATTTACATGTAA
- the nagE gene encoding N-acetylglucosamine-specific PTS transporter subunit IIBC, producing the protein MKGLGNLQKLGKALMLPIAVLPAAALLLRLGAKDVFNIPFITNAGGAIFDNLPLIFAIGIAIGFAGGDGVAGLAATVGYLVLTKGATTINKDINMGVLGGILIGIIAGYLYNRYHDVKLPDFLGFFGGKRFVPIITSLAALVLAFAAGYVWPPIQNVIYALGKWIISAGAFGVFIYGVLNRLLIPVGLHHVINSLVWFVFGSFKSASGAVVTGDLNRFYAGDPTAGRFMTGFYPIMMFALPAAALAMVMAAKPKNRKAVSGIMISAALTAFLTGITEPIEFAFMFLAPVLYVVHAILTGLSLAITYLLGIRMGFGFSAGLIDYILSFGISSKPLLLLLIGIIYAVVYFVVFYFLIVKLNLPTPGRLDEDTDESNEQLSSSDIGEMAQNYLALLGGAGNIVSLESCITRLRLSVKDDTVINDDELKKAGANGVIRMGKGALQVIVGTKADLIAQEMQKRMKKK; encoded by the coding sequence ATGAAAGGATTAGGTAACTTACAAAAGCTTGGCAAAGCCTTGATGCTTCCAATAGCAGTTTTACCTGCTGCTGCATTGCTTTTAAGGCTTGGAGCAAAGGATGTTTTCAACATTCCGTTTATCACAAATGCTGGCGGAGCTATATTTGACAACTTGCCGCTTATCTTTGCGATAGGCATAGCAATAGGCTTTGCTGGCGGCGATGGAGTTGCTGGTCTTGCAGCTACTGTCGGATATTTGGTATTGACGAAAGGTGCAACGACTATAAATAAAGACATAAACATGGGCGTTTTAGGCGGTATCCTTATAGGTATCATAGCTGGTTATTTGTACAATAGGTACCACGACGTAAAATTGCCCGATTTCTTAGGTTTCTTTGGAGGCAAGAGATTTGTCCCCATAATTACGTCATTGGCAGCTTTGGTATTGGCTTTTGCTGCAGGTTATGTATGGCCGCCAATACAAAACGTCATATACGCGTTAGGAAAGTGGATAATAAGCGCAGGCGCATTTGGCGTATTTATCTATGGAGTATTGAATAGGTTGCTTATTCCAGTTGGACTTCATCATGTTATTAATAGCCTCGTTTGGTTTGTATTTGGGTCGTTTAAATCTGCATCTGGCGCAGTTGTAACTGGTGATTTAAATAGATTTTACGCAGGAGATCCAACTGCCGGTAGATTTATGACAGGCTTCTATCCTATAATGATGTTTGCACTGCCTGCAGCGGCACTTGCTATGGTGATGGCTGCTAAGCCAAAGAACAGAAAAGCAGTATCTGGTATCATGATTTCAGCGGCACTTACGGCTTTCCTCACAGGTATAACAGAGCCAATTGAATTTGCTTTCATGTTTTTAGCACCTGTTTTGTACGTTGTACACGCAATTTTAACAGGTTTGTCGCTGGCAATAACGTATTTGCTTGGAATAAGGATGGGCTTTGGATTCTCTGCAGGTCTTATAGACTATATCCTAAGCTTTGGAATATCATCTAAACCGCTGCTTTTATTGCTGATAGGAATAATTTACGCTGTTGTTTACTTCGTTGTTTTCTACTTCCTCATCGTCAAATTGAATTTGCCTACACCAGGAAGGCTTGATGAGGATACGGATGAAAGTAACGAGCAATTGTCAAGTTCTGACATAGGTGAGATGGCTCAAAATTATTTAGCTCTTTTAGGAGGAGCTGGCAACATCGTATCTTTGGAGTCATGCATCACAAGGCTTCGTTTAAGCGTCAAAGATGACACTGTCATAAACGACGATGAACTTAAAAAAGCTGGAGCGAATGGCGTTATAAGGATGGGCAAAGGAGCATTACAAGTTATCGTTGGCACAAAGGCAGATTTAATAGCACAAGAGATGCAGAAACGTATGAAGAAAAAATGA
- a CDS encoding cytidine deaminase, with amino-acid sequence MDYEKLLEAAKEVRESAYAPYSKFKVGACVVTKNGKIYKGCNIENSSYGLTNCAERTALFSAYANGDREIEAIAVVADTDGPVSPCGACRQVMYELGGEDMTVILGNMKGDFVVKKAKDLLPYAFSLKDEK; translated from the coding sequence ATGGATTACGAAAAGTTGTTGGAGGCTGCAAAAGAGGTGAGGGAAAGTGCTTATGCACCATATTCTAAATTTAAAGTTGGAGCCTGCGTTGTAACAAAAAACGGGAAGATCTACAAAGGATGCAATATCGAAAATTCTTCATATGGACTCACTAATTGTGCCGAAAGAACTGCACTTTTTAGTGCTTACGCAAATGGAGATAGAGAGATAGAGGCGATTGCAGTTGTAGCTGATACAGATGGACCTGTCTCACCTTGTGGCGCATGCAGACAGGTCATGTACGAGTTAGGTGGAGAAGACATGACGGTTATCTTGGGAAACATGAAGGGAGATTTTGTAGTAAAAAAAGCAAAAGATCTTCTGCCGTATGCATTTTCTCTGAAAGATGAAAAATAA
- the glcT gene encoding glucose PTS transporter transcription antiterminator GlcT, with protein sequence MFTALKVLNNNVVMACDEKNVECIVVGKGIGFSKKPGDVINERIEKVYYLQEKANVMKFSELLDNIRDEVIGISEELIAYAESVKGRKLNEHIHIALPDHIAFAIERIKGGIDIKNPFNQEISALYKDDYKIALRAIDLINDRLNVRLPEDEAGFIALHLHAAFENSGVSVTMKNTRLVSELVKSIEEMIGRKIETDSIDYLRLITHLKFAVDRIERGMPISNELLLPIKRKFKKAYKIAATIAKLIGNSLGMNVPEDEIGYLAIHIQRLMNDVQKPD encoded by the coding sequence ATGTTCACTGCTTTAAAGGTATTAAATAACAATGTCGTAATGGCTTGTGATGAAAAGAATGTAGAGTGTATAGTTGTAGGAAAAGGTATAGGATTTTCTAAAAAGCCAGGTGATGTGATAAATGAAAGAATTGAAAAAGTCTATTATCTGCAGGAGAAAGCCAATGTTATGAAGTTTTCAGAATTGCTTGATAATATAAGAGATGAAGTTATTGGAATATCTGAGGAACTCATAGCATACGCTGAAAGTGTTAAAGGGCGAAAATTGAATGAACACATCCACATTGCGCTGCCTGATCATATAGCATTTGCCATTGAAAGAATAAAAGGTGGAATAGACATAAAGAACCCTTTTAATCAAGAAATAAGTGCTCTTTACAAAGATGACTATAAAATAGCACTTAGGGCTATAGATTTAATAAACGACAGGCTAAACGTAAGGCTTCCTGAGGATGAGGCGGGATTTATTGCGCTGCATCTTCATGCGGCATTTGAAAATTCTGGTGTGTCAGTCACTATGAAAAACACGAGGCTTGTTTCGGAGCTTGTGAAAAGTATTGAAGAAATGATAGGCAGAAAGATTGAGACTGATTCTATTGATTACTTAAGGCTTATTACACACTTAAAATTTGCAGTAGACAGAATAGAAAGAGGTATGCCGATTTCAAATGAACTTCTTCTGCCGATAAAGCGAAAATTTAAGAAAGCTTATAAGATAGCTGCAACCATTGCCAAACTCATCGGAAATTCATTAGGTATGAATGTGCCTGAAGATGAAATAGGTTATTTAGCCATACACATACAGAGATTGATGAATGATGTGCAAAAGCCAGATTAG